A DNA window from Streptomyces bacillaris contains the following coding sequences:
- a CDS encoding ABC transporter ATP-binding protein translates to MSSPTATPPPSSGAAAGAPVLELRALTRTHGSGVAEVHALRGISLSVYPGELVAVMGPSGSGKSTLLTLAGGLDDASSGQVIIEGQDIASLGRKGVAALRRRSVGYVFQDYNLIPALTAAENIALPRELDGVSVRKARKEALAALAEMKLTEIADRFPDEMSGGQQQRVAIARALVGDRRLVLADEPTGALDSETGEAVLALLRTRCDQGAAGVMVTHEPRYAAWADRVVFLRDGSIVDQTLTTGADALLTAATPGAPAADRGNGSTGTPGNAE, encoded by the coding sequence ATGTCCTCGCCCACCGCCACACCGCCACCGTCCTCCGGGGCAGCCGCAGGCGCCCCCGTACTCGAACTGCGGGCGCTGACCCGTACCCACGGCTCCGGCGTCGCGGAGGTGCACGCCCTGCGCGGAATCAGCCTCTCCGTGTACCCGGGTGAACTGGTCGCCGTGATGGGGCCCTCCGGCTCCGGCAAGTCCACCCTGCTGACCCTGGCCGGCGGGCTCGACGACGCCAGCAGCGGCCAGGTGATCATCGAGGGCCAGGACATCGCGTCGCTCGGCCGCAAGGGCGTCGCCGCCCTGCGCCGGCGCAGCGTCGGCTACGTCTTCCAGGACTACAACCTCATCCCGGCCCTGACCGCCGCCGAGAACATCGCGCTGCCCCGCGAACTCGACGGCGTCTCCGTGCGCAAGGCCCGCAAGGAGGCCCTCGCCGCCCTGGCCGAGATGAAGCTGACCGAGATCGCCGACCGGTTCCCCGACGAGATGTCCGGCGGCCAGCAGCAGCGCGTGGCCATCGCCCGCGCCCTCGTCGGGGACCGGCGTCTCGTCCTCGCCGACGAGCCGACCGGGGCGCTCGACTCCGAGACCGGCGAGGCCGTCCTCGCCCTGCTGCGCACCCGCTGCGACCAGGGGGCGGCCGGGGTGATGGTGACCCATGAGCCCCGGTACGCGGCCTGGGCCGACCGGGTCGTCTTCCTCCGCGACGGTTCGATCGTGGACCAGACGCTGACCACGGGCGCCGACGCGCTGCTCACGGCAGC
- a CDS encoding PadR family transcriptional regulator, with protein sequence MSIRHGLLALLERGPRYGSQLRTEFESRTGSTWPLNVGQVYTTLSRLERDGMVVQDGADEAGHDLYAITDDGRTELRSWFGTPVDRTNPPRDELAIKLAMAVGAPGVDIREVIQSQRHHTLKAMQDYTRLKAQALADVPTNRDEVAWLLVVEQLIFQAEAEARWLDHCESRLVRLAEAAATEPPAAPGPAAARGPARTLTARQKSRR encoded by the coding sequence ATGTCGATCCGCCACGGGCTGCTGGCCCTCCTGGAACGGGGCCCTCGTTACGGCTCCCAGCTCCGCACCGAGTTCGAGTCGCGCACCGGCTCCACCTGGCCCCTGAACGTCGGCCAGGTCTATACGACCCTCAGCCGCCTGGAGCGCGACGGCATGGTCGTGCAGGACGGGGCCGACGAGGCCGGGCACGACCTCTACGCGATCACCGACGACGGCCGCACCGAGCTGCGCAGCTGGTTCGGGACCCCGGTGGACCGCACCAACCCGCCCCGCGACGAACTGGCCATCAAGCTCGCCATGGCCGTGGGGGCCCCGGGCGTCGACATCCGTGAGGTCATCCAGTCCCAGCGCCACCACACCCTCAAGGCCATGCAGGACTACACCCGGCTCAAGGCCCAGGCCCTGGCCGACGTCCCGACGAACCGGGACGAGGTCGCCTGGCTGCTCGTGGTGGAGCAGCTGATCTTCCAGGCGGAGGCCGAGGCCCGCTGGCTCGACCACTGCGAGTCGCGCCTCGTCCGCCTCGCCGAGGCCGCCGCCACCGAGCCCCCGGCCGCACCCGGCCCGGCGGCCGCCCGGGGGCCGGCCCGCACCCTCACCGCCCGCCAGAAGTCCCGCCGCTGA
- a CDS encoding ATP-binding protein, with translation MPRLGRSGDDECFGRGLLVVAQLADRWGVEQRDVGKTVFAELSVR, from the coding sequence TTGCCCCGGCTCGGCCGGTCCGGGGACGACGAGTGCTTCGGGCGCGGGCTCCTGGTCGTGGCCCAGCTCGCGGACCGGTGGGGCGTCGAGCAGCGTGACGTCGGGAAGACCGTGTTCGCCGAGCTGTCCGTACGGTGA
- a CDS encoding phosphotransferase: MLRRYPDVGEPLACEPITKGLLNHGYRVSTTRGSYFLKHHLDKKHIDDATGERATIVRQHHATQRLASLGVPVVPPLTDAEGTTVTVIGDRCYALHPWVDGLHRVGSQLTPHQSRRLGTLLGAVHTALEQVMPVMDADGERGSPDGPLPAGYGSPHAADTFALIDELLAAARGERPRDTPRDAFDELAVHRLVERRALLEQHAHRRPPTPDGPATGWVHGDFHPLNLLYRGADPVAIVDWDRLGVQPRAEEAVRAAAIFFVQPGGELDLPKVRAYARAYRRAAGADAAELAAAVHRVWWERLNDFWILRWRYRLDDRRADPQFPAVSALAVWWTREYEAVCAAFTE; encoded by the coding sequence GTGCTGCGCCGCTACCCGGACGTGGGTGAACCGCTCGCCTGCGAGCCGATCACCAAGGGCCTGCTGAACCACGGATACCGCGTCTCCACCACCCGCGGCTCCTACTTCCTCAAGCACCACCTCGACAAGAAGCACATCGACGACGCCACCGGCGAACGGGCCACGATCGTGCGCCAGCACCACGCCACCCAGCGCCTCGCCTCCCTCGGGGTGCCCGTCGTCCCGCCGTTGACCGATGCGGAGGGCACCACGGTCACGGTGATCGGTGACCGCTGCTACGCCCTGCACCCCTGGGTCGACGGACTGCACCGGGTCGGGTCCCAGCTCACCCCCCACCAGTCCCGGCGTCTCGGGACGCTCCTCGGAGCCGTACACACCGCTCTTGAGCAGGTCATGCCGGTGATGGACGCGGATGGCGAACGCGGTTCGCCCGACGGGCCGTTACCCGCCGGCTACGGCAGCCCGCACGCCGCCGACACCTTCGCGCTCATCGACGAACTGCTGGCCGCCGCCCGGGGGGAGCGGCCCCGGGACACCCCCCGCGACGCCTTCGACGAACTGGCCGTGCACCGGCTCGTGGAGCGCCGGGCCCTGCTCGAACAGCACGCCCACCGCAGGCCGCCCACCCCGGACGGGCCCGCCACCGGGTGGGTGCACGGGGACTTCCATCCGCTCAACCTCCTTTACCGGGGCGCCGATCCGGTCGCCATCGTGGACTGGGACCGGCTGGGGGTGCAGCCGCGCGCCGAGGAGGCGGTCCGGGCGGCGGCCATCTTCTTCGTGCAGCCGGGCGGGGAGCTGGACCTGCCGAAAGTACGGGCGTACGCCCGCGCGTACCGGCGTGCGGCGGGGGCGGACGCGGCCGAACTGGCCGCCGCCGTGCACCGGGTGTGGTGGGAGCGGCTCAACGACTTCTGGATACTCCGCTGGCGCTACCGCCTGGACGACCGAAGGGCCGACCCGCAGTTCCCTGCGGTGTCGGCCCTGGCGGTGTGGTGGACGCGCGAGTACGAGGCGGTCTGCGCGGCGTTCACGGAGTGA
- a CDS encoding protein kinase domain-containing protein, translated as MSQDGARGRYAGGAVAGGRYQLRDLLGEGGMASVYLAYDSALDRQVAIKTLHTELGREQSFRERFRREAQAVAKLQHTNIVSVFDTGEDELGGALMPYIVMEYVEGQPLGSVLAADIRQYGAMPADKALKVTADVLAALETSHEMGLVHRDIKPGNVMMTKRGVVKVMDFGIARAMQSGVTSMTQTGMVVGTPQYLSPEQALGRGVDARSDLYSVGIMLFQLLTGRIPFDADSPLAIAYAHVQEEPVAPSSINRSVTPAVDALVARALKKNPNERFPSAAAMRDEIARVLNASGGQTGAPMIVAGGGPANSGAGVGSAVFPPVDQATPAPPSVQTPYQPHPPQHPGQPGHPGPYNQPAPTPAPSYGYPQAAQSYPTPGPLAHQTPPPYTINPQHQTVAGSTGGGSSKRNMPVIVGAIVVALLAVGGLVTALALQDKGKDDEAGKGGDPGTSENSTDEGYRPPERNRTMKTTACTNAMEDSNDPKKVQAPSFVYKDILSAKACAEAAGWTIKEIEEPGNTYAEGQVVGQFPSSGAAVSERGAHFELKVSTGRAS; from the coding sequence ATGAGCCAGGACGGCGCACGGGGCCGCTATGCGGGCGGAGCGGTGGCAGGCGGCCGCTACCAGCTGCGCGACCTGCTCGGCGAGGGCGGGATGGCCTCCGTCTACCTGGCCTACGACTCCGCCCTGGACCGCCAGGTCGCGATCAAGACCCTCCACACCGAGCTGGGGCGCGAGCAGTCGTTCCGCGAGCGGTTCCGGCGCGAGGCGCAGGCCGTCGCCAAGCTCCAGCACACCAACATCGTCTCGGTCTTCGACACCGGCGAGGACGAGCTCGGCGGCGCGCTGATGCCGTACATCGTCATGGAGTACGTCGAGGGGCAGCCGCTCGGCTCGGTGCTCGCCGCCGACATCCGGCAGTACGGGGCGATGCCCGCCGACAAGGCGCTCAAGGTGACGGCCGATGTGCTGGCCGCGCTGGAGACCAGCCACGAAATGGGCCTGGTCCACCGCGACATCAAGCCCGGCAACGTGATGATGACCAAGCGCGGCGTCGTGAAGGTCATGGACTTCGGCATCGCCCGCGCCATGCAGTCCGGTGTCACCTCGATGACGCAGACCGGCATGGTCGTCGGCACCCCGCAGTACCTCTCCCCCGAGCAGGCCCTCGGCCGTGGTGTGGACGCCCGCTCCGACCTGTACTCGGTCGGCATCATGCTCTTCCAGCTGCTCACCGGCCGCATCCCGTTCGACGCGGACTCCCCGCTCGCCATCGCGTACGCGCATGTGCAGGAGGAGCCGGTCGCGCCCTCCAGCATCAACCGGTCGGTCACCCCCGCGGTGGACGCCCTGGTGGCCCGCGCCCTGAAGAAGAACCCGAACGAGCGCTTCCCCAGCGCCGCGGCGATGCGGGACGAGATCGCCCGGGTGCTGAACGCCTCGGGCGGCCAGACCGGCGCGCCGATGATCGTGGCGGGCGGCGGGCCGGCCAACAGCGGTGCGGGCGTGGGCTCGGCGGTGTTCCCGCCCGTCGACCAGGCCACCCCGGCCCCGCCGAGCGTCCAGACGCCGTACCAGCCGCACCCGCCCCAGCACCCGGGGCAGCCCGGGCACCCGGGGCCGTACAACCAGCCGGCCCCGACGCCCGCGCCGAGCTACGGCTACCCGCAGGCGGCCCAGAGCTACCCGACGCCGGGCCCGCTCGCCCACCAGACCCCACCGCCGTACACGATCAACCCGCAGCACCAGACGGTCGCCGGGTCCACGGGAGGCGGCTCCTCCAAGCGGAACATGCCGGTCATCGTCGGCGCGATCGTCGTCGCGCTCCTCGCCGTCGGCGGCCTGGTCACCGCGCTCGCCCTGCAGGACAAGGGCAAGGACGACGAGGCGGGCAAGGGCGGCGACCCCGGCACCAGCGAGAACTCCACGGACGAGGGCTACCGGCCGCCGGAGCGCAACCGGACGATGAAGACCACGGCGTGCACGAACGCCATGGAGGACTCCAACGACCCGAAGAAGGTCCAGGCGCCCAGCTTCGTCTACAAGGACATCCTCTCGGCGAAGGCCTGCGCGGAGGCGGCCGGCTGGACGATCAAGGAGATCGAGGAGCCGGGCAACACGTACGCGGAGGGCCAGGTCGTCGGCCAGTTCCCGTCCTCGGGTGCGGCGGTCTCCGAGCGCGGCGCCCACTTCGAGCTGAAGGTGTCGACGGGGCGGGCTTCCTGA
- a CDS encoding response regulator, protein MREDGKITVFLLDDHEVVRRGVHELLASEPDIEVVGEAGTAADALVRIPATRPDVAVLDVRLPDGSGVEVCREVRSLDENIKCLMLTSYADDEALFDAIMAGASGYVLKAIRGNELLNAVRDVAAGKSLLDPVATARVLERLRDGGNGRGDDKLAGLTEQERKILDLIGEGLTNRVIGERLHLAEKTIKNYVSSLLSKLGMERRSQAAAYVARLQAERR, encoded by the coding sequence GTGCGCGAAGATGGAAAAATCACGGTATTTCTGCTCGACGATCATGAGGTCGTCCGGCGCGGTGTCCATGAGCTGCTCGCCTCCGAACCGGACATCGAGGTGGTCGGCGAGGCGGGGACGGCCGCCGATGCCCTGGTCAGGATTCCGGCGACGCGTCCCGATGTGGCGGTGCTCGACGTACGGCTGCCCGACGGCAGCGGTGTGGAGGTGTGCCGCGAGGTCCGTTCGCTGGACGAGAACATCAAATGCCTGATGCTCACCTCGTACGCCGATGACGAGGCCCTTTTCGACGCGATCATGGCCGGGGCGTCGGGATATGTGCTCAAGGCGATCCGCGGGAATGAACTGCTCAATGCCGTACGGGATGTCGCCGCCGGAAAATCCCTGCTGGATCCCGTGGCCACCGCCCGGGTGCTGGAGCGGCTGCGCGACGGCGGGAACGGCCGGGGTGACGACAAGCTCGCCGGGCTGACGGAGCAGGAGCGCAAGATCCTGGACCTGATCGGGGAGGGGCTGACCAACCGGGTGATCGGGGAGCGGCTGCACCTCGCGGAGAAGACCATCAAGAACTACGTCTCCAGCCTGCTGTCCAAGCTGGGGATGGAGCGCCGCTCGCAGGCCGCCGCGTACGTCGCCCGGCTCCAGGCCGAGCGCCGCTGA
- a CDS encoding protein kinase domain-containing protein, with amino-acid sequence MAPDSEANGGGVSDGSDAWGVGGVVGDGRYRMTYRLGRGGMAEVYAAEDVRLGRTVAVKLLRSDLAEDPVSKARFTREAQSVAGLNHHAIVAVYDSGEDVVGGQTVPYIVMELVEGRTIRDLLLTAEAPPPEQALIIVSGVLEALAYSHQHGIVHRDIKPANVIITDSGAVKVMDFGIARALHGAQSTMTQTGMVMGTPQYLSPEQALGKAVDHRSDLYATGCLLYELLALRPPFTGETPLSVVYQHVQDMPVPPSEVLDAVPPELDGLAMRSLAKDPDDRFQSAEEMRGLVQYSLQMLQVQGGHTGTWNTGPVALHEGGQTPPHGTTGSTRAMGYPVHGDTSQGPILPPLNPDDGGYDGGGQRPGGGRSKMWLFVLLALVAIGAGVAFALNATKDDGKEKEPVKPSTSVSSTQEEPSDEPSEEESEEPEQPSNSSGGGQTQPNPPPWTPDPTPSRPSFSPSPTPSDNTDAGATDGTTNEGTSGEPSGDPTPPTTDPGTSGNPGGGNGGEAGASEGANGGNAGNSGTGDTAGPGGGATP; translated from the coding sequence ATGGCACCCGATTCCGAAGCAAACGGCGGCGGAGTTTCGGATGGCTCCGACGCCTGGGGTGTCGGCGGCGTCGTCGGCGACGGACGCTACCGGATGACCTACCGGCTCGGCCGCGGCGGCATGGCGGAGGTGTACGCGGCGGAGGACGTCCGGCTCGGACGCACGGTCGCGGTCAAACTGCTCCGCTCCGACCTGGCCGAGGACCCGGTCTCCAAGGCCCGCTTCACGCGTGAGGCACAGTCAGTCGCCGGTCTCAACCACCATGCGATCGTCGCCGTGTACGACTCCGGCGAGGACGTCGTGGGCGGCCAGACCGTCCCGTACATCGTGATGGAGCTGGTCGAGGGCCGCACCATCCGCGACCTCCTGCTGACCGCCGAGGCGCCCCCGCCCGAGCAGGCGCTCATCATCGTCTCCGGGGTGCTGGAGGCGCTGGCCTACTCGCACCAGCACGGCATCGTGCACCGGGACATCAAGCCCGCCAACGTGATCATCACGGACTCGGGCGCGGTCAAGGTGATGGACTTCGGCATCGCGCGGGCGCTGCACGGCGCCCAGTCGACGATGACCCAGACCGGCATGGTCATGGGCACGCCGCAGTACCTCTCCCCCGAGCAGGCGCTCGGCAAGGCCGTCGACCACCGCTCCGACCTGTACGCCACCGGCTGCCTGCTCTACGAACTGCTGGCGCTGCGGCCCCCGTTCACCGGCGAGACCCCGCTCTCGGTGGTCTACCAGCACGTCCAGGACATGCCGGTGCCGCCGTCCGAGGTCCTGGACGCGGTGCCGCCGGAGCTGGACGGGCTGGCGATGCGCTCGCTGGCGAAGGACCCGGACGACCGGTTCCAGAGCGCCGAGGAGATGCGCGGGCTGGTCCAGTACAGCCTGCAGATGCTCCAGGTGCAGGGCGGCCACACCGGCACGTGGAACACCGGCCCGGTGGCCCTCCACGAGGGCGGCCAGACCCCGCCGCACGGGACGACCGGCTCGACCCGGGCCATGGGCTACCCGGTCCACGGCGACACCTCGCAGGGCCCGATCCTGCCGCCGCTCAACCCGGACGACGGCGGTTACGACGGCGGCGGTCAGCGGCCCGGCGGCGGGCGTTCGAAGATGTGGCTCTTCGTGCTGCTCGCCCTGGTCGCGATCGGCGCCGGGGTCGCCTTCGCCCTCAACGCGACGAAGGACGACGGCAAGGAGAAGGAGCCGGTCAAGCCGTCCACCTCGGTGAGTTCGACCCAGGAGGAGCCCTCGGATGAGCCGTCCGAGGAGGAGTCCGAGGAGCCGGAGCAGCCGAGCAACTCCTCGGGCGGTGGCCAGACGCAGCCCAACCCGCCGCCGTGGACCCCGGACCCGACGCCGAGCCGGCCGTCGTTCAGCCCGTCCCCGACCCCGTCCGACAACACGGACGCCGGGGCGACGGACGGCACCACCAACGAGGGCACCAGCGGGGAGCCGAGCGGCGACCCCACGCCCCCGACCACCGACCCGGGCACGTCCGGCAACCCGGGGGGCGGCAACGGCGGCGAGGCGGGTGCCTCCGAGGGCGCGAACGGCGGGAACGCGGGCAACAGCGGTACGGGAGACACGGCCGGCCCCGGGGGAGGCGCGACCCCGTAG
- a CDS encoding dihydrolipoamide acetyltransferase family protein, translating into MTTMTQTSARFREFKMPDVGEGLTEAEILKWFVQPGDTVTDGQVVCEVETAKAAVELPIPFDGVVHELRFGEGTTVDVGQVIITVDVAPGTPEEAPPAPAASAAPAAPEAPAALADEPKGRTPVLVGYGVAESSTKRRPRKGAAPEAAAVAAAVQAELNGHGAPAAPEPEVPVTRPLAKPPVRKLAKDLGVDLASVVPTGKDGIITREDVHAAAAPAQAAAPAPVPAAEPVTAAADKAEATVSARETRIPIKGVRKAIAQAMVGSAFTAPHVTEFVTVDVTRTMKLVAELKEDKDMAGVRVNPLLIIAKALLVAIKRNPGVNAAWDEASQEIVQKHYVNLGIAAATPRGLIVPNIKDAHDKTLPQLAEALGELVATARDGKTSPAAMAGGTVTITNVGVFGVDTGTPILNPGESAILAVGAIKLQPWVHKGKVKPRQVTTLALSFDHRLVDGELGSKVLADVAAILEQPKRLITWA; encoded by the coding sequence GTGACGACGATGACCCAGACGTCCGCTCGCTTCCGCGAGTTCAAGATGCCCGACGTGGGCGAGGGCCTCACCGAGGCCGAGATCCTCAAGTGGTTCGTCCAGCCCGGTGACACGGTCACCGATGGCCAGGTCGTGTGCGAGGTCGAGACGGCGAAGGCGGCGGTGGAGCTGCCGATCCCGTTCGACGGCGTGGTGCACGAGCTGCGGTTCGGTGAAGGCACGACGGTCGATGTCGGCCAGGTGATCATCACGGTGGACGTGGCGCCGGGTACTCCGGAGGAGGCCCCTCCGGCCCCTGCCGCCTCGGCTGCTCCTGCCGCTCCCGAGGCTCCTGCTGCTCTTGCTGACGAGCCGAAGGGCCGTACGCCGGTCCTGGTCGGTTACGGGGTGGCGGAGTCCTCCACGAAGCGCCGCCCGCGCAAGGGAGCCGCCCCCGAGGCGGCTGCCGTGGCGGCGGCGGTCCAGGCGGAGCTGAACGGCCACGGGGCACCCGCCGCTCCTGAGCCCGAGGTTCCGGTGACCCGCCCGCTGGCCAAGCCGCCGGTACGGAAGCTGGCGAAGGACCTGGGCGTGGACCTGGCGAGCGTGGTGCCGACCGGCAAGGACGGCATCATCACCCGCGAGGACGTGCACGCGGCGGCGGCCCCGGCCCAGGCGGCTGCTCCGGCTCCGGTTCCTGCCGCCGAGCCGGTGACGGCCGCTGCGGACAAGGCGGAGGCCACGGTCTCCGCCCGCGAGACCCGCATCCCCATCAAGGGGGTCCGCAAGGCGATCGCGCAGGCGATGGTGGGCAGCGCCTTCACCGCGCCGCACGTCACGGAGTTCGTGACGGTCGACGTGACGCGCACGATGAAGCTCGTGGCGGAGCTGAAGGAGGACAAGGACATGGCGGGGGTGCGGGTCAACCCGCTCCTGATCATCGCCAAGGCCCTCCTGGTCGCGATCAAGCGGAACCCCGGGGTCAACGCGGCCTGGGACGAGGCCAGCCAGGAGATCGTGCAGAAGCACTACGTCAACCTGGGCATCGCGGCCGCCACCCCGCGCGGCCTGATCGTGCCGAACATCAAGGACGCGCACGACAAGACGCTGCCGCAGCTCGCGGAGGCGCTGGGCGAGCTGGTCGCCACGGCCCGGGACGGCAAGACCTCCCCGGCGGCGATGGCGGGCGGCACGGTGACCATCACCAACGTCGGCGTCTTCGGCGTCGACACCGGCACCCCGATCCTGAACCCGGGCGAGTCCGCGATCCTGGCGGTCGGCGCGATCAAGCTCCAGCCGTGGGTCCACAAGGGCAAGGTGAAGCCGCGTCAGGTCACCACGCTGGCCCTCTCCTTCGACCACCGCCTGGTCGACGGCGAGCTGGGCTCCAAGGTGCTGGCCGATGTGGCGGCCATCCTGGAACAGCCGAAGCGCCTGATCACCTGGGCGTAG
- the pdhA gene encoding pyruvate dehydrogenase (acetyl-transferring) E1 component subunit alpha, whose translation MTVESTAAARKPRRASKRTSAAKKPQSSEPQLVQLLTPEGERVEHPDYSIDLSAEELRALYRDMVLTRRFDAEATALQRQGELGLWASLLGQEAAQIGSGRALRDDDYVFPTYREHGVAWCRGVDPTNLLGMFRGVNHGGWDPTTNNFHLYTIVIGSQTLHATGYAMGVAKDGADSAVIAYFGDGASSQGDVAESFTFSAVYNAPVVFFCQNNQWAISEPTERQTRVPLYQRAQGYGFPGVRVDGNDVLACLAVTRSALERARRGEGPTLVEAFTYRMGAHTTSDDPTKYRADDERAAWEAKDPILRLRTYLEKSGHADEAFFTELETESEALGKRVREVVRAMPDPEPMSLFEHGYADGNSLVDEERAQFAAYQASFADSAEEGK comes from the coding sequence GTGACCGTGGAGAGCACTGCCGCCGCGCGTAAACCGCGACGCGCCAGTAAGCGGACCAGCGCCGCGAAGAAGCCGCAGAGTTCCGAGCCCCAGCTCGTGCAGCTGCTGACGCCCGAGGGCGAGCGCGTCGAGCACCCGGACTACAGCATCGACCTGAGCGCCGAGGAGCTGCGCGCGCTCTACCGCGACATGGTGCTGACCCGCCGCTTCGACGCCGAGGCGACCGCCCTCCAGCGCCAGGGCGAGCTGGGTCTGTGGGCCTCGCTGCTGGGCCAGGAGGCCGCGCAGATCGGCAGCGGCCGGGCGCTGCGCGACGACGACTACGTCTTCCCGACCTACCGCGAACACGGTGTGGCCTGGTGCCGCGGGGTCGACCCCACCAACCTGCTGGGCATGTTCCGCGGGGTGAACCACGGTGGCTGGGACCCGACCACCAACAACTTCCACCTGTACACGATCGTCATCGGCTCGCAGACCCTGCACGCCACGGGCTACGCCATGGGCGTGGCCAAGGACGGCGCCGACTCGGCCGTGATCGCGTACTTCGGTGACGGTGCCTCCAGCCAGGGCGACGTCGCGGAGTCGTTCACCTTCTCCGCCGTCTACAACGCCCCGGTCGTCTTCTTCTGCCAGAACAACCAGTGGGCCATCTCCGAGCCCACCGAGCGCCAGACCCGCGTGCCGCTCTACCAGCGCGCGCAGGGGTACGGCTTCCCCGGCGTCCGCGTCGACGGCAACGACGTACTCGCCTGTCTGGCCGTGACGCGCTCCGCGCTGGAGCGCGCCCGCCGCGGTGAGGGCCCGACCCTGGTCGAGGCGTTCACGTACCGCATGGGCGCCCACACCACCTCCGACGACCCGACCAAGTACCGCGCGGACGACGAGCGCGCCGCCTGGGAGGCCAAGGACCCGATCCTGCGGCTGCGGACGTACCTGGAGAAGTCCGGCCACGCCGACGAGGCGTTCTTCACCGAGCTGGAGACGGAGAGCGAGGCCCTCGGCAAGCGCGTACGCGAGGTCGTACGGGCGATGCCCGACCCGGAGCCGATGTCCCTCTTCGAGCACGGCTACGCCGACGGCAACTCGCTCGTCGACGAGGAGCGTGCCCAGTTCGCCGCCTACCAGGCATCGTTCGCAGACTCCGCCGAGGAGGGCAAGTAG
- a CDS encoding pyridoxamine 5'-phosphate oxidase family protein: MPSDEHRAPGPPPQAAAAIELLRRVPYGRLATSMRALPFLAVARHVVCDGRILLRMHSGFGYHEACDGSVVTYGADNYNAATAGEGGDDLWSVQFTGPAKIVHPGPEQAGLFGTAPARANGEPFAPAYLRVDPHFVTEHTLGFGASPLVRHAA; encoded by the coding sequence ATGCCCTCCGATGAACACCGCGCACCGGGACCGCCCCCGCAGGCCGCCGCCGCGATCGAGCTGCTGCGCCGGGTCCCGTACGGCCGCCTCGCCACCAGCATGCGCGCCCTGCCGTTCCTGGCGGTCGCCCGGCACGTGGTGTGCGACGGCCGGATCCTGCTGCGGATGCACAGCGGCTTCGGCTACCACGAGGCGTGCGACGGCAGCGTCGTCACCTACGGGGCCGACAACTACAACGCGGCCACCGCCGGAGAGGGCGGCGACGACCTGTGGTCCGTGCAGTTCACCGGGCCCGCCAAGATCGTCCATCCCGGCCCCGAGCAGGCCGGACTCTTCGGCACCGCACCCGCCCGCGCCAACGGGGAACCCTTCGCTCCGGCCTACCTCCGGGTCGACCCGCACTTCGTCACGGAGCACACTCTGGGCTTCGGCGCAAGTCCGCTTGTCCGCCACGCTGCGTGA
- a CDS encoding alpha-ketoacid dehydrogenase subunit beta, with protein sequence MAVEKMSIAKALNESLRHALDTDPKVLIMGEDVGKLGGVFRITDGLQKDFGEDRVIDTPLAESGIVGTAIGLALRGYRPIVEIQFDGFVFPAYDQIVTQLAKMHARALGKIKLPVVVRIPYGGGIGAVEHHSESPEALFAHVAGLKVVSPSNASDAYWMMQQAVQSDDPVIFFEPKRRYWDKSEVDTDAIPGPLHKAVTVREGSDLTLVAYGPMVKVCLEAAAAAQEEGKSIEVLDLRSMSPIDFDTVQASVEKTGRLVVVHEAPVFYGSGAEIAARITERSFYHLEAPVLRVGGYHAPYPPARLEEEYLPGLDRVLDAVDRSLAY encoded by the coding sequence ATGGCCGTGGAGAAGATGTCCATCGCGAAAGCGCTCAACGAGTCGCTGCGCCACGCTCTCGACACCGACCCCAAGGTCCTCATCATGGGTGAGGACGTCGGAAAGCTCGGCGGTGTCTTCCGGATCACCGACGGCCTCCAGAAGGACTTCGGCGAGGACCGGGTGATCGACACTCCGCTCGCGGAGTCCGGCATCGTCGGCACCGCGATCGGCCTGGCCCTGCGCGGCTACCGCCCCATCGTCGAGATCCAGTTCGACGGTTTCGTCTTCCCCGCGTACGACCAGATCGTCACGCAGCTCGCCAAGATGCACGCCCGCGCGCTCGGCAAGATCAAGCTGCCGGTCGTCGTCCGTATCCCGTACGGCGGTGGCATCGGCGCGGTCGAGCACCACTCCGAGTCCCCCGAGGCGCTCTTCGCCCACGTGGCGGGGCTGAAGGTCGTCTCGCCGTCCAACGCGAGCGACGCCTACTGGATGATGCAGCAGGCCGTCCAGAGCGACGACCCGGTCATCTTCTTCGAGCCCAAGCGGCGCTACTGGGACAAGAGCGAGGTCGACACCGACGCCATCCCGGGCCCGCTGCACAAGGCCGTCACCGTCCGCGAGGGAAGCGACCTGACGCTCGTCGCGTACGGCCCGATGGTCAAGGTCTGCCTGGAGGCGGCCGCGGCCGCGCAGGAGGAGGGCAAGTCGATCGAGGTCCTGGACCTGCGCTCGATGTCCCCGATCGACTTCGACACCGTCCAGGCCTCGGTAGAGAAGACCGGCCGGCTCGTGGTCGTCCACGAGGCGCCCGTCTTCTACGGCTCCGGCGCGGAGATCGCCGCCCGGATCACCGAGCGCAGCTTCTACCACCTGGAGGCCCCCGTCCTGCGGGTCGGCGGCTACCACGCGCCCTACCCGCCGGCGCGGCTGGAGGAGGAGTACCTTCCGGGTCTGGACCGGGTGCTCGACGCCGTCGACCGCTCGCTGGCGTACTGA